CTACGACGCCTTCTACCTCCGCGCGCAGAAGGTCCGCACCCTCATCCGCCAGGACTTCGCAGCCGCATTCGAGAAATGCGACGCCCTCGTCTGCCCGACCTCGCCGGACCTCGCGTTCAAGCTCGGCGAGCGCACCGACGATCCCCTCCGCATGTATCTCGCCGACATCTTCACGATCGCCGCAAACCTCGCCGGCATCTGCGGCGTGAGCGTCCCGTGCGGCTTCGGCGAAGCGGAAGGCTGGCAACTCCCGATCGGCCTGCAATTCCTCGGCAAGCCCTTCGACGAAGCGCGTCTCCTCCAGGTCGCCCACGCCTACGAGCAATCGACGGACTGGCACCGGGCCGCGCCCAGCCTCTAGCCGCGCCGTTCGCACCCGCGCGCGATGGATTCCCCGCTGCTCCACCTTCCGCACCGGCCGCCGTTTCGCTTTGTCGACGCCATTACGGACGTGGAGCCCGGCGTCGCCGGCCGCGGCACGAAGACCTTCGCCCCGGACGAAGCGTTCTTCGCCGGCCACTTTCCGGGCAATCCCATCGTTCCCGGGGTCATCCTCACCGAGGCGCTCGCGCAGCTCTCGGGCATCGTCGCCGCCGCCGCGGAGCCCGGCGCCGCGTTCCTGCTCTCGGCGATCCGCCAGATGAAGTTTTTCCAGCCCGTGCGACCGGAGG
The window above is part of the Chthoniobacterales bacterium genome. Proteins encoded here:
- a CDS encoding 3-hydroxyacyl-ACP dehydratase FabZ family protein, whose amino-acid sequence is MDSPLLHLPHRPPFRFVDAITDVEPGVAGRGTKTFAPDEAFFAGHFPGNPIVPGVILTEALAQLSGIVAAAAEPGAAFLLSAIRQMKFFQPVRPEELLELSARKTGNLGPLIQFEVIAKVGDIPVAEGALMLTRTSEA